The genomic stretch CGTCGAAGCTGAAGTCATACAATTCTGGTTCAAGATGGTCTCCAGCTTCCGGCACGTTGTTGGCATCCATAAACTGATCGCCACTCTCCTTCCAGCATCCGCCGTCGTCATGGGCGGAGAAGCCTGTGCGGATATCGCCGGAGGATCCTGCTGCGTGATAAGgactagggttagggttagggAGAGGCGCCTGTCGTGGAAAGATCACATGGACAGCtggggcggcggcggcggcggcggaggtggTGGGCAGTGGCAAGGGTTTGTGCGTGCGCGGATCGATGCCTTGTCTGATGAGCTTCTTGCTGAGATGCGTGTTCCAGTAGTtcttgatctcgttgtccgtgcGCCCCGGAATCCTCCCGGCGATCAACGACCACCTGTTTCCataacttcttcttccttgtcagtGGATTGATGATTAGGATTAATGGAAGAGATAAAGAAGGGAATGATCGGTACCGGTTTCCGAGTAGGCGGTGGAGGCGGAGGATGAGGTCCTCCTCGTCGGGGGAGATGGGGCCGCGCTTGATGGAGGGGCGGAGGTAGTTCATCCACCGGAGGCGGCAGCTCTTTCCGCAGCGACGGAGGCCGGCGCGGCTGGGTAGGGTGCGCCACCGGCCCTCCCCCTCCCGCCGCACGAAACTCGCCAAGACCTCGTCCTCCTCCGGCGTCCAGGGGCCCCGCTTCACCCCGACCTTGCTGCAGCACATCTTCGGCCCGTTGCCGCtggatcctcctcctcctcctcgtcccCGCCGCGACCTCCTCCCCTCCGCCTCCGTCGTCGCCTCTCCGCTCCTCATCCTGATCTCGCTCTCTGTACCTTCGAAGCCAAGGTAACTCTCTCGCTAACGTATGTCAAGCCCCTCACTGGTGGTGGGAGCCATGGTTTCTCGTAATTGTCAGTGGGATCGGCAGTGTTAACCCAGACACGAATTGAAGGGCAGTGTCTCCTCGCAGCTAGCCACGTTTCGGACGAAGGCCATTAGCTGTATTAGGGATTTAAGAATGAGTGACAACGTAGAATCTTATATTATTTTTCTCTGCTGTAAGTCTGTAACCACGATGCATGATGTGTCTTTTAGGTCATCGATCGGAATTCATGGAGATTGGGTGCTTTAATTTGCCTGTTCGTTAATTATCAGGTGACTCTGAAAGGGAAAAGGAGTGTCCTTCTATCAGCTTCCATTCATTCTATTTAATTTGGCTCAGTTATTCTCAACTATCTATCACCCTCAACCCTCCTCTTCATCGTTCAATAGCTACTCAGTCAGTTCAAGGTAGTTGTAAAAGTACTCAACAATGATTGCCTTGATTAGCTCATCAAAAATGGATTTGTAAGGAAAGTGCAGAGTCATCTGTGGATTCCTTTTTGAATAAATGATGAGGTTATGGTCTAGGTTATTGAATATCAACAGATTATGATTGATCAAGGGGTTTTAGCCAAAGTATCCTTGATATAGGCCTCAAATGTCCACTAAAAAAACAATGATTTATCGATGAAATTTTACGACAATATTATTTTCATCGCCAATCTATAACAAAATTGACGACAAAAAATAGAAATCGACACAAATCAGCAACGACATTAGTAACAAAAATCTTTTATCACAAATTAGTAACAAAAATGCTTTCGTCGTAAAATTCATTGTTAATTAACAACGAAAATAAATATTCATTGGATATTTGCAATGGATATAAgtttcgttgcaaattttgcaacCAATTTAGAATCTGTTGCATATTTTACGACGAATTCTAAATTCATTTCAACATGTGCTATGAATTACAATTTTTTCACAAAGGTTTGCAACGAAATTTAAACTTGTTgcaaaattttgcaacgaattctaAATTCGTTGTAAATTTTGCAATGAATATAAATGAAATTCattacaaaattctaaaattttactaCAATGGCCACGGAAATGGttgctaattttttttatttttaattaattttttaagttttgtgACAAATCCACAGATTCATCACCAATCTGGCTCTACTTAGGTTCATcacaaaattctaacttaaaaattgttAGGTTGAATGAGTTTAATGGTCAACTAGAGCATACTAAGTAGGCTTATTGTTCTAAATTGGCGAAGTGGACAAGTGAAGCTAAATGAATTGAGCAACTAAAAAAGATTGTCAATTAGGATAAACAATTTGAGAATATGAGTTGGTTAATTGTATTAATCAAATTTGGTTGGCTTTAAATGAACCAATTAAGTTAATTAGGGCAATTAAGTCAATGATGTTGGTCGTGTTGATCATTGTAGTAAAAAGGTAATTAAACTCATTCTAAATGTCCCTCAtaggttatgtgaagggaggtaaatcatggggaCACACTACAAAAATAATTAGGTTTACTAACGAAATTTTCCATCGGAATATTCGCTTACCAACGACATTTTGACAGAAAAGTGTTTGTTGGTATATCATTTGTCAAAACGAGATTTTTCAACGGAAATCAAAATTCCATCAATATTTTTTCTGACTGAATAAATATTTTGTTGGTAAACATCGCCAGAAACATTGTTTCCTACAACCAAATTTATCGACGGAAATAGTATTTCCATCAGTTACCGATGGAAATAGTATTTTCGTCGGTACCCAATAGCcagaattaccgacggaaatactaTTTTTGTCGGTAACCAAAAGCTAGATTACCGACAAAAGCGGTATTTCCATCGGTGATTATCGAAACTGATTACCGACGGAAACAtttttccgtcggtattccgtcaataaaaaaaataaaattggacaTTTTACATTCAAGATCTACCCTGTTTACAATTTACATATCTATATAAAACCATCATAGGCGATGGCATTTTATACATACAAATATCATATTTTACAATCTATATATACAATCACATTTTACACATCCTAGGTTTCCTAGCAATTCATACATACAATCATATTTTATACAACATAACAATCCACACGTATAAATAAACTAGCACAATTCTAACAATTCatatatcataaataaataaatagtattatggatagaaaaataaatagaaacaaacaaaatctaaacAAAGTATAAACACAATAATAGAAACAAATATTCATATCTAAATCTAAATGTACAGAATCAAATATATAAATCCATACCATTATAATAAATACTCCAAATAATACTAGTAATATAAAATCCTACAGAAAGTCAAATACGATAGATTATGATCAGATTGATGTATAATCCAAAAATTTTCATATATGTATAACGAATTTTACATGTAATAAAAAAGATACCTGGATCGAAAGAAGATGATGGTGATGATCGTGATGAATATGTAAATAGGGATTCCTGAAAtatatagtaatataatatttagaaatgagtATATTAGAATCTCAaactaaatatattttatatggtttatgtatgataaataaaaaattaagttgtAGTTGAACAAACCTCAAAAAAATCTAATCACCACAGTCTGATGGGTCTTGAGTCTTTTGTAACTCAAAACTATGTGGTGTCTAGGTGTCGACCAAATTAGCCACAATCACTCGCATATGGGCAAAGAGAGCTTCATTATCCGCGTCATGTGCCACTCTGATCCGATCTTCCTCAACTCTCTTCTAGTCCTCAGCTATCCTCTTCTGCTCCTCAGCAGCCTACCACTAGCCATAGAAGTCACCCTCTCATCCATTGAGTTCAGTTGAGTGCGCAATTCTTTATTTTTCGCATCTTAAAGACTACATCTCAATAAATGAAGAGGAACTAGCATGACTCCTAGGAGTTCTCAAATGATTAAATACTATTTTGGCCTAGGAGCCAAGGACGTAGAGGATGGAGTTTTTTGTCattccaccgacaacatcataatatataTATCTCATTTAGCATGTCGGTGGATAGAGACTGTGACTCCCCCTCCTCCACCGATGATGGTTGAGATGCCTGAGTCACTCTTTCTGTCATTTGCTCTTGTGTGGaaaaatataatattgattaatatcTAATTTGATCACAATTACTAAAGTTAatcaagataaaaataaacaaatgtaataaagttaataatcttacgtgTAGGGCCCAGGATTGAGAATCAACGAATGTCTCATCTTTCTTATATGGATCTTAAGAAAGACCTGCATATATATGGGATGTCGGGCAAGATCATGCTCCAGCATACACAAATAATTTAGGATAAAAATATACAAGTttggtaataaatataaaatttgttacaaagtataacttaaaattaaactcatCGGATCCATAACATGCTCAACAATAAATTTGGATCCTGAGGTATATCGAGCGGTTTCGGTGCTCAGGCCATCTGGCTCTGTATTTCTATTTGATCGGGCTTTTTCAGCATTTTCTTGCCACCTTTCTGCAACTCAGGAGGTTGTCCATGCACTTCATGTCACCTTGAAAACATACGTCGGCATAATGCCCTTCTTTCTTACATAGTACATAAGGTCTCTGTAAAGTTTGGCATAGTAGCTATTCCATGTAGCTTTAAATTATTCTTCTTGCCTTTCTTCCCATGTATATCTTTTCTACAATTATAAGCTAAGAATTTAGTATatgaaaggataaatatattatggAATACCAAATATATTACATTTACTCACTAtgaattcattataataaaatgtcttcaTCTCGTGGTCTATATGCCTCCATGTAATACCAGAAGTGCATACACGTTCTTTAAATTTTTCCAGTGATATAAGATGCAACTCGGT from Zingiber officinale cultivar Zhangliang chromosome 5B, Zo_v1.1, whole genome shotgun sequence encodes the following:
- the LOC121987283 gene encoding transcription repressor MYB5-like; its protein translation is MRSGEATTEAEGRRSRRGRGGGGGSSGNGPKMCCSKVGVKRGPWTPEEDEVLASFVRREGEGRWRTLPSRAGLRRCGKSCRLRWMNYLRPSIKRGPISPDEEDLILRLHRLLGNRWSLIAGRIPGRTDNEIKNYWNTHLSKKLIRQGIDPRTHKPLPLPTTSAAAAAAPAVHVIFPRQAPLPNPNPSPYHAAGSSGDIRTGFSAHDDGGCWKESGDQFMDANNVPEAGDHLEPELYDFSFDEDNIFSSFLDSLINNSENDINDDNSDDRVGFVWEKDLQDDAHEQFPGDHDAGN